In the Hordeum vulgare subsp. vulgare chromosome 7H, MorexV3_pseudomolecules_assembly, whole genome shotgun sequence genome, one interval contains:
- the LOC123407688 gene encoding uncharacterized protein LOC123407688 — MSDSALQDLNAAQSVLLGKSKGSSVEPCSSKPVLNGNKCVKKEGNAVPACPDVTNGCEAGVVDIEYIDSENLTDLPDVDTSLSTLLARLDSKDWVKTCEALNNVRQLAIYHKQRLQELLEPLVPLIVKSVKNPRSALCKTALMTCSDIFKAYGEQMVDLIDLLLMPLFLKSSQDKRFVCEAAEAALISMTSWISPSVLLPKMQPYLKNRNPRIRAKASVCFSKSVPRLGLEGIKEYGMDKLIQVAATQLSDQLPESREAARNLSLELQALYEKTQASGSGEDDSASAISLEAETWEAFCLSKLSALNAQAILRVTVGVPVAPKEGGIAAALKEGGVPAALKEGGISVVVAPKEGGVPVATKEGAAAMGC, encoded by the exons ATGTCCGATAGTGCATTGCAAGATCTCAACGCTGCTCAATCAGTTTTGCTAGGGAAAAGCAAAGGCAGTTCTGTGGAACCCTGCAGTTCTAAGCCTGTGTTAAACGGGAACAAGTGTGTCAAGAAGGAAGGAAATGCTGTACCGGCATGTCCTGATGTGACCAATGGATGCGAGGCTGGAGTTGTAGATATTGAATATATTGATTCTGAGAATCTCACAGATCTTCCTGATGTTGACACAAGCCTTAGT actttgcttgcaaggctggaTTCAAAGGATTGGGTCAAGACATGTGAAGCTCTTAATAATGTTCGTCAGTTGGCAATATATCACAAGCAAAGGTTGCAGGAGCTGCT GGAGCCTCTAGTTCCTCTTATTGTGAAATCTGTTAAGAATCCAAGGAGTGCTCTATGTAAAACTGCACTTATGACCTGCTCTGACATCTTTAAGGCATATGGTGAACAAATGGTCGACTTGATTGATCTGCTG CTAATGCCGCTGTTTCTGAAATCTTCACAAGACAAGCGCTTTGTTTGTGAAGCTGCTGAGGCAGCCCTTATATCAATGACAAGCTGGATCTCCCCTTCTGTATTGTTGCCAAAAATGCAGCCCTACCTCAAGAACAGGAATCCACGTATTCGCGCAAAAGCATCTGTTTGTTTCAGTAAGAGTGTACCACGCCTT GGTCTGGAGGGAATCAAAGAATATGGTATGGACAAGCTCATTCAGGTCGCAGCAACCCAGCTGAGCGACCAGCTTCCTGAATCAAGGGAGGCTGCGCGCAACCTGTCATTGGAGCTACAAGCATTATATGAGAAGACTCAAGCCTCTGGTTCAGGCGAAGATGACAGTGCATCTGCTATTTCACTGGAAGCCGAAACCTGGGAGGCTTTCTGCCTATCTAAGCTTTCTGCATTAAACGCACAAGCAATCCTCCGTGTCACTGTGGGTGTCCCCGTTGCTCCCAAAGAAGGTGGCATCGCTGCTGCCCTGAAAGAAGGTGGTGTCCCTGCTGCCCTGAAAGAAGGTGGCatctctgttgttgttgctccCAAAGAAGGTGGCGTCCCAGTTGCTACAAAAGAAGGTGCTGCGGCCATGGGCTGCTAG